A single genomic interval of Lentimicrobiaceae bacterium harbors:
- a CDS encoding carboxypeptidase regulatory-like domain-containing protein, protein MKKILTLLFVLLAFSWTAKAGVSDDYIFTQSNGTYTEITGGTVFATGNWDGKREQVPLGFSFEFNGVTLTQVYLSLDGFVSESYNSSYSPISSTTTGAFIISGFGRDLQGLSSMGSEVRYETIGTAPNRVFVAQWKNVKRWGSSYTGDNLNFQIRLYETSNIAEFVYGDCSTGYTGTNGAQVGLRGTTRNDYNNRRVSWVASQPGTSYSNTIPFNSSNAPTDGLTYQFIKTPPIPPLPVIMEYPENLATGVHVDTQLQWDVDMNGGFPTQYRVYVGTDNPPTNLHNGTITTNRWFNLTGLNTGTQYFWQIVPSNPYGAAVSNPIWSFTTATYGSLAGTVYDVDGVTPVEGATVYFTPAVAGVLPQTTGADGKFNFGLNTLPTGSYTVGAEATGYTITTVQNVVIASNTLTSISITLQQPDMAITPNPYNQVLNPNEVFTGQLNIDNSGTGALEWTATVGGWSSANHDWLDVPVLNGTVAPGNNRNIPVNFNATDYEAGQSESAVITFTSVNKTINVPVSMIVMGTPLTPVSWTTAAITDQLTGATIVSWSHRPEAGSGFQFYSISRNGVQVHVATSGNVWNGDILPDYGIYEYCVSAVYAEGATAPACAEVEWSSPELVYAPTTLKDTLFSGENRPIGPVRLNLGNTGLGTLAYNISYGVAAGIPASSYCAAKGGCDEYISRVVFAGIDNSSACTQYADYTHLVAQVQQGQTYPLTVHNGNAWSSDRIDVHFDWNRNGVFEASEGQTISGYNPGTANITIPATIEDGYVMMRIRLRYSSSINPCGTYSYGEVEDYSLLVGDLSFITDVQPKQGTVPSEGNQTVDVWFGATGIYSAPGVYNDAITLVTNDVNNPSVNIPAIMTVITPGTLEGTVTEFGSNQPLQNVAVTVSGTTTYTDQNGNYSMLLAAGPHTATYDLLGYQQETRAFNITENVTTTLNVSLKELANAPNCASAEVNPEDTRALVEWCVPHGPYQLGYDDGTAENYTAWAEAGNVNAVKFTPRGYPATIVGGRFYVGDGSFPVNGNIIGQPFDVIVYAADGANGMPGTELGVAMATADNFGWVTVGGLDATITEGDFYLGMRQMTAAPNCVPLGVDETLPKAFKSYSINETNGGSWVLSPYQDFMIQAIVNGPLTRGAVLSNQTVHPQKVDGQISLYPTQATSGVQNVAATVKPANDFSVSDAVSSYRLQRLSVADPTVAWQGVAPASGAEVTNISGTTYTDGGSTWAALPAGWYAYCVKAAYPSGDLSECTYTNVVPHKLFADITFNVQLICGFVPAEGAIVTVEGQEYPYMSATQTIPTGGSVVFDNLIKGRYDVTISYTGYYTYYATIDVNGNATHTIILEDRRWAPKNLFVDELTLHATWEESKAALVDEDFEGPIFPPAGWTEHTLNATCGWYATDDGSSDYFDVPPHTTYAISNDDLNNGDSSEDYLDTPVIDLTSGPSYVLTFEHFFTGAYSASGTVKMSTDGGANFTAIYSATPVSAWTKVELDLSAFSGATGYDNVMIRFHFDDGGQWSSGWAIDDVLVESGGVENQGYQFFLDNTIEGPQLPNDQLEYDIPPAHVVYGQTYVAGVAGVYCSGYSEQATYTFTSRFLEPPINLTAEDYSNEILLSAKLMWEAPGGSGPTPGNAFTENFDGTTIPSNWT, encoded by the coding sequence ATGAAAAAAATTTTAACATTATTGTTTGTTCTTCTAGCGTTCTCATGGACTGCAAAAGCAGGTGTGTCAGATGACTACATATTCACCCAGAGCAACGGAACGTACACCGAAATTACAGGTGGTACTGTGTTTGCTACCGGAAACTGGGACGGTAAGCGTGAGCAAGTCCCATTGGGCTTCTCATTTGAGTTTAACGGTGTAACCCTTACACAAGTTTACCTCAGTCTTGATGGATTTGTATCTGAATCATATAATTCATCGTACTCTCCTATATCAAGCACAACTACCGGAGCTTTCATTATTTCAGGATTTGGTAGAGACCTTCAAGGATTATCATCGATGGGGTCTGAAGTAAGATACGAAACCATCGGAACCGCACCTAACAGAGTATTTGTTGCTCAATGGAAGAATGTCAAAAGATGGGGTTCCTCATACACTGGCGATAACCTAAACTTCCAAATTCGCTTGTACGAAACATCGAATATAGCTGAATTTGTGTACGGCGACTGTTCAACAGGCTATACAGGTACCAATGGCGCGCAAGTAGGTTTAAGAGGTACAACTAGAAACGATTACAACAACAGACGTGTCTCTTGGGTTGCTTCTCAACCTGGGACATCTTATTCTAACACAATACCCTTTAACTCTTCAAATGCTCCCACAGACGGGCTAACATATCAATTTATTAAAACTCCACCTATTCCTCCATTGCCGGTTATTATGGAATATCCTGAAAACTTAGCAACAGGAGTACATGTCGATACCCAACTACAATGGGATGTTGATATGAACGGCGGATTCCCTACACAATACCGTGTTTATGTTGGAACAGATAATCCTCCAACCAACTTACATAATGGTACTATTACAACTAATAGATGGTTCAATTTAACAGGTTTAAATACCGGTACACAGTATTTCTGGCAAATAGTACCTTCTAACCCTTACGGTGCTGCAGTTAGTAACCCTATTTGGTCGTTTACCACAGCAACCTACGGTTCTCTTGCAGGTACTGTTTACGATGTTGACGGCGTTACTCCTGTAGAAGGAGCAACAGTATATTTCACACCTGCAGTAGCCGGCGTATTACCACAAACTACAGGTGCTGACGGTAAATTTAACTTTGGTCTTAACACCTTACCTACAGGTTCATATACTGTTGGTGCTGAAGCTACAGGATATACTATTACAACGGTACAAAACGTAGTAATAGCATCTAATACTCTTACCAGCATTAGTATAACACTACAACAGCCGGATATGGCTATTACTCCAAACCCATACAACCAAGTACTTAATCCTAACGAAGTATTTACAGGTCAATTGAATATTGATAACTCAGGAACAGGTGCTTTGGAATGGACTGCTACTGTTGGCGGATGGAGTTCAGCTAACCATGACTGGTTAGATGTTCCTGTACTTAACGGAACTGTTGCTCCGGGTAACAACCGCAACATTCCTGTTAACTTCAATGCTACAGACTACGAAGCAGGACAATCAGAATCGGCTGTTATTACATTTACTTCGGTTAACAAAACCATTAATGTTCCTGTTAGCATGATAGTTATGGGTACACCATTGACTCCTGTTAGCTGGACGACAGCTGCCATTACAGATCAGCTTACTGGGGCTACCATAGTATCGTGGAGCCACCGCCCTGAAGCAGGTAGCGGTTTCCAATTCTATTCAATTAGCAGAAACGGCGTACAAGTTCACGTTGCTACATCAGGTAACGTATGGAACGGGGACATATTACCAGACTATGGTATCTACGAGTACTGCGTAAGCGCTGTTTATGCCGAAGGTGCTACAGCTCCAGCTTGTGCTGAAGTTGAATGGTCATCACCTGAATTGGTATACGCTCCTACAACTCTTAAAGACACATTGTTCTCAGGAGAAAATAGACCTATTGGTCCTGTTAGATTGAATTTAGGAAATACCGGATTAGGAACTTTGGCATACAATATTAGCTACGGTGTCGCTGCAGGTATCCCAGCTTCAAGCTATTGTGCTGCGAAAGGTGGCTGCGACGAATATATCTCAAGAGTAGTATTCGCAGGTATAGATAACAGCTCGGCTTGTACACAATATGCAGATTATACACATTTGGTTGCTCAAGTTCAACAAGGACAAACTTATCCTCTAACAGTACACAATGGAAATGCTTGGAGTTCCGACAGAATTGACGTTCACTTCGACTGGAACAGAAACGGAGTTTTCGAAGCATCGGAAGGGCAAACTATTAGTGGTTATAACCCTGGAACTGCTAACATTACTATCCCGGCTACAATAGAAGACGGATATGTTATGATGCGTATCAGATTACGCTACAGCAGTAGTATAAACCCATGCGGCACATATTCGTATGGTGAAGTGGAAGATTATTCACTACTTGTTGGAGATTTATCTTTCATTACTGACGTTCAGCCAAAACAAGGAACTGTTCCTTCAGAAGGAAATCAAACCGTTGATGTTTGGTTTGGTGCTACCGGCATCTATTCTGCACCAGGTGTGTACAACGATGCTATTACACTCGTAACCAACGACGTTAATAACCCAAGCGTTAATATTCCGGCTATAATGACTGTTATTACTCCCGGAACGCTTGAAGGTACAGTTACCGAATTTGGTTCTAACCAACCTCTACAAAACGTTGCTGTTACTGTTAGCGGTACTACCACTTACACCGACCAAAACGGAAATTACAGCATGCTTCTTGCTGCAGGTCCTCACACAGCTACGTACGACTTGTTAGGATATCAACAAGAAACAAGAGCATTCAATATTACAGAAAACGTTACTACAACTCTTAACGTTAGCTTGAAAGAACTTGCTAACGCTCCTAACTGTGCTAGCGCTGAAGTTAACCCTGAAGATACCAGAGCTCTTGTTGAATGGTGTGTACCTCACGGTCCTTACCAACTAGGATATGACGACGGTACTGCTGAAAACTACACGGCTTGGGCTGAAGCTGGTAACGTTAACGCTGTGAAATTTACCCCAAGAGGTTATCCTGCTACTATAGTTGGTGGTCGTTTCTACGTTGGAGACGGTAGCTTCCCAGTTAACGGAAACATTATCGGTCAACCTTTCGACGTGATTGTTTACGCTGCCGACGGTGCTAACGGAATGCCCGGTACTGAACTTGGCGTGGCTATGGCTACTGCAGATAACTTCGGTTGGGTTACTGTTGGCGGTCTAGATGCTACCATTACTGAGGGTGACTTCTACCTTGGAATGCGTCAAATGACTGCTGCTCCTAACTGCGTACCTTTGGGTGTAGACGAAACGCTTCCTAAAGCTTTCAAGAGCTACTCAATTAACGAAACTAATGGTGGAAGCTGGGTACTTAGTCCTTACCAAGACTTTATGATTCAAGCTATAGTTAACGGTCCTTTAACAAGAGGTGCTGTTCTTAGCAACCAAACTGTACATCCACAAAAAGTGGACGGACAAATTTCATTGTATCCTACTCAAGCTACATCTGGAGTACAAAATGTTGCCGCTACTGTTAAACCGGCTAACGATTTCAGCGTAAGCGATGCTGTATCAAGCTACAGACTACAAAGACTCAGCGTTGCTGATCCTACTGTTGCTTGGCAAGGTGTTGCTCCTGCTTCAGGTGCTGAAGTTACAAATATTTCAGGTACTACATACACCGACGGTGGCTCTACTTGGGCTGCTTTACCGGCTGGTTGGTATGCATACTGCGTAAAAGCTGCTTACCCAAGCGGTGACCTTTCAGAATGTACATACACCAACGTTGTACCTCATAAACTATTTGCCGACATTACATTTAACGTACAACTAATTTGCGGTTTTGTTCCTGCTGAAGGTGCTATTGTTACTGTTGAAGGACAAGAGTATCCGTACATGAGTGCTACACAAACTATACCTACTGGTGGTTCGGTTGTATTTGATAACCTAATTAAAGGTAGATACGATGTTACTATCTCATACACAGGGTATTACACCTACTATGCTACAATAGATGTTAACGGAAACGCTACACACACTATCATACTTGAAGATAGAAGATGGGCTCCGAAAAACCTATTTGTTGATGAGCTAACACTTCACGCTACTTGGGAAGAAAGTAAAGCTGCGCTTGTTGATGAAGACTTCGAAGGACCTATATTCCCACCAGCAGGTTGGACAGAACATACTTTGAACGCTACTTGTGGTTGGTATGCTACTGACGATGGTTCTAGCGACTACTTTGATGTACCGCCGCACACAACTTATGCTATTTCTAACGACGACCTTAACAACGGTGATAGCTCGGAAGACTACTTAGATACTCCGGTTATAGACCTAACATCAGGTCCTAGCTATGTATTAACTTTCGAACACTTCTTTACCGGCGCATACAGTGCTTCAGGAACTGTTAAAATGAGTACCGACGGTGGTGCTAACTTTACTGCTATTTACAGTGCTACTCCTGTTTCGGCTTGGACTAAAGTTGAACTTGACTTATCAGCATTCTCGGGTGCTACAGGATACGACAATGTTATGATACGCTTCCACTTTGATGACGGCGGACAATGGTCATCAGGTTGGGCTATAGACGATGTATTGGTTGAATCAGGCGGTGTTGAAAACCAAGGTTATCAATTCTTCTTAGATAATACTATTGAAGGTCCTCAACTACCTAACGATCAACTTGAATATGATATTCCTCCGGCACACGTAGTATACGGACAAACATACGTTG
- a CDS encoding C69 family dipeptidase, with the protein MKHNHIIAAIFLLISFSLSAQIIPQNESCTSIMVGKKASFDGSVITCHSCDSYYRSWLNMEPAADHPDTAMQAIYKGNMHTRSFKDQSTRTVAGYIPQVKHTYKYFNTAYPSMNEKQLAIGETTFSGPDTLVNKNAMFMIEELQKVALQRCDNARDAIRTIGEMIEKYGYADKGECLTIADKNEVWQMEILGEGPDKIGGVWAAQRIPDDHVGISANISRIGEVDFNNPDYFMASKNVKSVAKEFGLWDGKEPFKFWKAYGNTDKPFKIREYWVLSQLAPSLNLSMDMDELPFSVKPEKKVTIQQLSEFYRSTYEGTEYDMTKNQIYIKTVKTDSITTYDTIINPVANPWVMHYERSLINQIAPNTIDFQRTVSVSWCSYSHIMQLRDWLPDEIGAVSWFSFDNPGQSPRIPIYMGATKLPAGFDVCGYRVYDENAAIWNYRRANRLATVAWGLTKDVMNKNILEYEEKALFETPELEKKVEELLKNDKLKEAQTLLNNYSSDFAAATAQRWKEMEYRFWSRFGNGF; encoded by the coding sequence ATGAAACACAACCACATAATTGCAGCTATTTTTTTATTAATCAGTTTTAGTTTATCGGCACAAATAATACCGCAAAACGAAAGTTGTACCAGCATAATGGTTGGCAAAAAGGCTTCTTTCGATGGTTCGGTCATCACTTGCCATTCTTGCGATAGTTACTATCGTTCTTGGCTAAACATGGAGCCCGCCGCCGATCATCCCGATACGGCAATGCAAGCTATATATAAAGGTAACATGCATACTAGAAGTTTTAAAGACCAATCGACTAGAACCGTTGCCGGCTATATACCTCAGGTTAAACATACGTACAAGTATTTTAACACCGCCTATCCTAGCATGAACGAAAAACAACTTGCTATAGGCGAAACAACTTTTTCGGGACCCGATACTTTGGTTAATAAAAATGCGATGTTTATGATAGAAGAACTGCAAAAAGTTGCACTTCAAAGATGCGACAATGCCAGAGATGCTATCAGAACAATAGGCGAAATGATTGAAAAATACGGCTACGCCGATAAAGGCGAATGCCTCACAATTGCCGACAAAAATGAAGTTTGGCAAATGGAAATTTTGGGCGAAGGTCCCGATAAAATCGGTGGAGTATGGGCTGCACAGCGTATCCCTGACGACCACGTGGGTATTTCGGCTAATATTTCACGTATTGGCGAAGTAGATTTTAATAATCCCGACTACTTTATGGCTAGCAAGAATGTTAAATCTGTTGCGAAAGAATTTGGTTTGTGGGACGGAAAAGAACCTTTTAAATTTTGGAAAGCATACGGCAATACAGATAAACCTTTCAAAATTAGAGAATACTGGGTGCTGAGCCAACTCGCTCCTTCGCTAAATTTAAGTATGGATATGGACGAACTGCCTTTTTCGGTTAAACCCGAAAAGAAAGTTACAATTCAACAACTTAGCGAATTTTATCGCTCTACCTATGAAGGAACCGAATACGACATGACCAAGAATCAAATCTACATCAAAACAGTTAAAACCGATTCTATCACCACCTACGATACCATAATAAATCCCGTTGCAAACCCGTGGGTAATGCACTACGAACGCAGTTTGATAAACCAAATTGCACCCAATACTATAGACTTTCAGCGTACGGTTTCCGTATCGTGGTGTTCGTACTCGCATATAATGCAACTCCGCGATTGGCTACCCGATGAAATAGGTGCTGTTAGCTGGTTTTCTTTCGATAATCCGGGACAAAGTCCCAGAATACCTATCTATATGGGAGCAACTAAATTGCCAGCCGGATTTGATGTGTGCGGTTATAGAGTTTACGACGAAAATGCAGCCATTTGGAACTATCGTAGAGCCAACAGATTAGCTACAGTTGCTTGGGGACTTACAAAAGATGTTATGAATAAAAACATCTTAGAATATGAAGAAAAAGCCCTGTTTGAAACACCGGAATTAGAGAAAAAAGTAGAAGAACTACTGAAAAACGACAAACTTAAAGAAGCTCAAACCTTGCTAAACAACTACAGTTCCGACTTTGCCGCCGCCACTGCACAACGATGGAAAGAAATGGAATACAGATTCTGGAGCAGATTTGGAAATGGATTTTAA
- a CDS encoding DUF3127 domain-containing protein produces MEITGRIVKILPLLTGEGKNGPWKKQEFVVETNLESQYPKKICFSMWGDRIDQSPLNENENVKVFFDIESREYNERWYTDCRAWRVDKVQNTPTASEMQSQIPTDPASQPTSIEPEQEFIEEDDLPF; encoded by the coding sequence ATGGAAATTACAGGAAGAATAGTAAAAATACTACCATTACTTACAGGCGAAGGCAAAAACGGACCTTGGAAAAAACAAGAATTTGTTGTCGAAACAAACCTTGAAAGTCAATACCCAAAGAAAATATGTTTCTCAATGTGGGGAGATAGAATTGACCAATCGCCGTTAAATGAAAACGAAAATGTAAAAGTATTTTTCGATATAGAAAGTCGCGAATACAACGAACGCTGGTACACCGATTGCCGTGCATGGCGCGTCGATAAGGTTCAAAACACGCCGACTGCAAGTGAAATGCAATCGCAAATTCCCACCGACCCGGCATCGCAACCTACAAGCATAGAACCGGAACAGGAATTTATTGAAGAAGACGACCTACCATTCTAA
- a CDS encoding phosphatidylserine decarboxylase family protein, producing MRIHKEGKNIILISCAITIILVIATLYAPFLSALSKILIIAFLVITEFLIIRFFRIPNRILVHDDNLIMSPADGTIVAIEKVFEKEFFNDTRLQISIFMSIYDVHANLYPVSGKIVYSKYHKGKYIIARYPKSSQLNEHHSVVVKSPAAGEILVKQIAGAVARRIVNYSEINTEVKQGEQIGFIKFGSRVDLFLPENTSLKVHLKQKVKAGITPIAVINRNQIIINI from the coding sequence ACACAAAGAAGGGAAAAACATAATATTAATTTCGTGTGCTATTACCATAATACTTGTAATAGCCACACTTTATGCTCCTTTTTTGTCGGCTCTATCGAAAATCTTAATTATTGCTTTTTTGGTAATAACAGAATTTTTAATAATCAGATTCTTTCGAATCCCGAATAGAATTTTAGTACACGACGATAATCTTATAATGAGTCCAGCTGATGGGACAATAGTCGCGATTGAAAAAGTTTTTGAAAAAGAATTTTTCAACGACACTCGACTACAAATATCAATTTTTATGTCCATTTACGATGTACACGCCAATCTGTACCCCGTAAGCGGAAAAATTGTTTATTCAAAATATCATAAGGGAAAATACATTATTGCAAGATATCCTAAATCGTCTCAACTTAATGAACATCATTCGGTTGTTGTTAAAAGTCCCGCCGCAGGCGAAATACTTGTAAAACAAATAGCCGGTGCTGTTGCCAGACGAATTGTAAATTATTCTGAAATAAATACCGAAGTCAAACAAGGCGAACAAATTGGATTTATCAAATTCGGTAGCAGAGTCGATTTGTTTTTACCCGAAAACACTTCACTAAAAGTACATCTTAAACAAAAAGTAAAAGCCGGCATTACTCCTATTGCCGTTATAAATAGAAATCAAATAATAATTAACATCTAA